The Halobacterium litoreum genome includes a region encoding these proteins:
- a CDS encoding PGF-CTERM sorting domain-containing protein, translating to MPSTRPGRRALTLLVALCVCASAATAATAAASPTRTNGAVNGCFPGVDSVERDEAVGDAVELEMLLCFEGSVAVDGPGYTGNVTLGDGEKSGTVTLELDTDANDSAAFGVTSDSLDDVPMNATGDGAFEPGNYTVTVRDGSGDVADTVTFELDAPTARDVTLWRAPLGADADLRTLAAVRESRATASQVDSRRRLDDYDSDSLAVATNETLVVALRADGIEGAMTGADGDARTRFRTALRETGGDFALVQTPESTPPSRQPLTPPVLNNTETRVLPDHANDTYYLVVDTRDLRGEWGGTHGGTIHVGSRDGMGFAARLSLQGSGADGDWPADTVAADFELVAATVSTPATAGDRTALTPTANAGLVARTTLAAGTEVTVRVSGAANRTVDATVRARNGSANVVVAPLDLSDVPDGATLSVAFERGGTRLDESRLTAVVAAPTATLHVEPDEDELWVHLSDATHPTVVATTAANGTVLDTRSVSPEATNDSTVTLSVTAGADASAVRLYHDADHSGTLTDADERYRRHAVERETTTPTTTETTDEPTESTPTTSRTTDTQTPGFGVLGALLALLVGVGLRRR from the coding sequence ATGCCCTCCACACGTCCCGGTCGCAGAGCGCTGACGCTCCTCGTCGCACTCTGTGTCTGTGCTAGCGCAGCGACAGCGGCGACGGCAGCCGCCTCGCCGACGCGAACGAACGGCGCGGTGAACGGCTGTTTCCCCGGCGTCGACTCGGTCGAGCGCGACGAAGCCGTCGGGGACGCGGTCGAACTGGAGATGCTGCTCTGCTTCGAGGGGTCGGTCGCCGTCGACGGCCCCGGCTACACCGGGAACGTGACGCTCGGCGACGGCGAGAAGTCGGGGACCGTGACGCTCGAACTCGACACCGACGCGAACGACTCGGCCGCCTTCGGCGTCACCTCGGACTCCCTCGACGACGTACCGATGAACGCGACCGGCGACGGCGCGTTCGAACCCGGGAACTACACCGTCACCGTCCGCGACGGGAGCGGCGACGTGGCCGACACGGTCACCTTCGAACTCGACGCGCCGACCGCGCGCGACGTGACGCTGTGGCGCGCCCCGCTCGGCGCCGACGCCGACCTGCGGACGCTCGCCGCCGTCCGCGAGTCGCGAGCCACCGCCTCGCAGGTGGACTCCCGGCGCCGACTCGACGACTACGACAGCGACTCCCTCGCCGTCGCCACCAACGAGACGCTCGTCGTCGCGCTCCGCGCCGACGGCATCGAGGGCGCGATGACCGGCGCCGACGGCGACGCGCGAACCCGCTTCCGGACGGCGCTCCGCGAGACCGGCGGCGACTTCGCGCTCGTCCAGACGCCCGAGAGTACTCCCCCGAGTCGGCAACCGCTCACGCCGCCCGTGTTGAACAACACCGAGACGCGCGTCCTCCCCGACCACGCCAACGACACCTACTACCTCGTCGTGGACACCCGCGACCTCCGCGGGGAGTGGGGCGGAACTCACGGCGGCACCATCCACGTCGGCTCTCGGGACGGCATGGGGTTCGCCGCCCGCCTCTCGTTGCAGGGGTCGGGCGCTGACGGTGACTGGCCCGCCGACACCGTCGCCGCGGACTTCGAACTCGTGGCCGCGACGGTCTCGACGCCCGCGACCGCCGGCGACCGCACCGCCCTGACGCCGACCGCGAACGCCGGTCTCGTTGCGCGAACGACGCTCGCGGCGGGAACTGAAGTCACTGTCCGCGTCTCCGGCGCCGCGAATCGTACCGTCGACGCCACGGTGCGCGCTCGCAACGGCTCGGCGAACGTCGTGGTCGCACCCCTCGACCTCTCGGACGTCCCGGACGGTGCGACGCTCTCGGTGGCCTTCGAGCGCGGCGGCACGCGCCTCGACGAGAGCCGACTCACCGCCGTCGTCGCCGCCCCCACTGCCACGCTCCACGTCGAACCGGACGAGGACGAACTCTGGGTCCACCTGTCTGACGCTACTCACCCCACCGTCGTCGCGACGACGGCCGCGAACGGCACCGTCCTCGACACGCGTTCCGTCTCGCCCGAAGCCACGAACGACTCGACGGTGACGCTCTCCGTGACCGCGGGCGCCGACGCGAGTGCCGTCCGCCTCTACCACGACGCCGACCACTCCGGCACGCTCACGGACGCCGACGAGCGCTACCGGCGACACGCCGTCGAGCGCGAGACGACCACGCCGACGACCACGGAGACGACCGACGAACCCACCGAATCGACGCCGACGACTTCGCGCACCACCGACACGCAGACGCCCGGGTTCGGGGTTCTCGGCGCGCTCCTCGCGCTCCTCGTCGGTGTCGGTCTGCGGCGTCGATGA